DNA from Cottoperca gobio chromosome 4, fCotGob3.1, whole genome shotgun sequence:
GCTGAAGTACCTTTTAAAgattcagtatttatttaaacatgttttttttcttcagtacAATATATATGTGAGCTCCTGAGTTTTTTTCCTTAATTGTTCCATAACCTCACTCGCCATAATCTGTAATCATTTTATCCAACacttaaatattttaacaaGAGCCACAATGTATTGTGGGGCGGTTGAGTATGTCCAGTAAGCTCgccaatttccttttttatagtATACATATAGAAACAGAAGTGTAAAACAGTCATAGAATTAAACTCATATCCGTTTTTACAACCTGGATTAAGCATTTCGACAGAAGGTCATGTATACATTGTATACAGGTATTTCTCACATACACCAAATCCACATACTATGCAGTTGGAACGCACTTGATACTCATTTTCACGAGTGTAAAGGTGAGTTTACAGATGAATATAAATCCTTTTCAATGGCCTTTTAGGGATATATTGTGACATGTTCTTTGTTACAGCTTAGTCATACACTAAAAACTACGTATACTTTTTATAGCTCCAGGTATACTGCAGAGACCACAGACaaagataatacattttaattgcatttgTAATAAAAGAATTACCTTTTACGACATTCGAGAAAACTATAAACTGTGCAGGGAAGGCTGGTGGGTCCTATGATTCACTGAAGGACATTCCAGTCGGCGTTGGAGTTTCCAGCGTTGGCATCACTTAagtggtttgttgtttttagaaaCTGCCAGCTCCCTTTtgtctgcagcagagatgagcagtgGTGGTTTACCTCTCGgagacttgttttgttttgtcttttaaggTTGGCTGCAGACAGAGACCCTCGCTGCTACTCCTCACTGTAAACATAAGTCACGTTGTAATGAATGTGCGATGGCTGGAGAGTCACAGAAGGCTAAGTGCACTGACGTCCCATGTGTGTTCTCGATGTCCATCATCCTCCTGTTGTTCCTCACAACCATTTACAGTCATCTCTGTTTGGGACTAAGCTAGAACCATATATTTATGagtttaattaaatattctGCAGCTTTTTCTACTGATACATTAAGCTTTCCcacttattattataaatattatgtgtCAGATGTTTAACcactgttgttgatgttgaaaAAGAAGATCAACAGACACTAAAACTGAAATGTCACAAACAAGTGTTTATAAATAGACTGAAATGATGAagactggatcggttcgcagccgagtgtgaagcggttgggatgaggatcagcacctcaaaatctgaggccatggctctcagcaggaaacccgaggattgcctactccgggtagggaatgagcccttaccccaagtgaaggagttcaagtacctcggggtcttgttcgcgagtgaggggacgatggagcgagagatcggccggagaatcggagcagtgggggcggtattacattcactttaccgcaccgttgtgacgatcttccgggcgatcttcgttcctaccctcacctatggtcatgaaggctgagtcatgaccgaaagaacgagatcacgggtacaagcgaccacaatgggttttctcagacgggtggctggcgtctcccttagagatagggtgagaagctcagccatccgtgagagactcggagtagagacgctgctcctttgcgttgaaaggagccagttgaggtggttcaggacatctagtaaggatgccacctgggcgcctccctagggaggtgttccaggcacgtccagctgggaggagaccccggggaagacccaggactcggtggagagattatatatcctcactgggaacgcctcgggatcccccagttgaagctggcggatgtggcccggagaagggatgtttgggattccttactggaactgctgcccccgcgacccgacccggataagtggtagatgatggatggatggatggatggatgaagagTAATGCAGATCTCAAACTCATTTGATGTGGATTTGTATGCTTTCATGTTGTTTAGTTGCAGTCATTGTTGGTTTGATTACAGTATGTGGGGTGTGAGGGCCAACATTGTTGACACATTCCCAAGTTCACACATCCCACAGACACTGGAATTTAAGAAAAGTATACAGGAAATATGAGTCTCGCTTTTCTGGTAACAGAAACCCCTCTCCCTCACATCCTGCATTCATAGGAAAAGGAAAACCTTCATGAGGTCAGAACTTCAGTTCTTCAATTGATTTACTTCTTCCAATTCAAATGGACACGCTCAATTTGATGGATGTGTTTCTTATGATTGGCAAAAGAGTTATTTTGTAACAGGTCTTAAATATTAACATGACAATTCTGTTGAGTCTGTGCTGTTGGTTTGTATACAGTTATTGATATTGTGCAGGAAAGAATAGCAGGTcacaaactttaaaatgtaaacaaagagcaaacatctcagcagcagcaagaaacatatatatatatatatatatatatatatatatatatatatatatatatatatatatatatatatatatgcatgtaaaCGACTGTGATTAAATAACAACTTCTGAGGCTTCTTTTACAAAATGAGCGTGCATTTTACTCCTGCTCATAGTGAGATTTGTGAATTATCCAAAGTAATGGGGACATTTATTAATTCAGCAATACATACATTTAGACACAATATCTCAAATCATGAGCAAAGAGAACCCACACTACCTCTGTGGCTTCATAAAAGTTTTTCTTGTTTAGTTCTGTATTTGTAATTTGGATGAACCGGCCCTTTAAaaagagttgtaaatgtttaacataaacgttaaagttaaatgtaaaCCTTTTCCAACATTGAAGCATAACTTTGTGTGTATTTCACTTTAATCCTTGTGATTTGATTATTTCTTATTATCTCCACAGTCACATCAAAGCTTTCTGATACAAGTTGATCATTGAACTGTTACATTTATTACAGTTTCTGCATCCGAATATGACTAACGTCTAAATGGGTGAGAAAGGTCTGCTGAAGCCTCTTCTGTCTCTTATCATTGCAAGTCAAATTGAACTCTTGACAGTCTGCCACAACTATTTCGTAGGGCTGTGATGACGCTAATATCCATGATACATGGAGCAGAGACTGAAAGCAGAAAAATTGTCTATCTTCCTATCGCTGACAGCCCGCCTCTCAGCTCTCAGCTGTGCGCAACGACCTCTGCATCTGGATTACTGGAAAGCAGAGGGGATGAGACTACCAGAGAAAGTACATCCACTCACCCCTTTTCTTCTGTTACGGGAGGTTAAAAAGGAAATGCACTCCCAAATTCTCAACAAACCGAGGCAATTATCGCTAACAAACACAAGCCTGTGGGTGTATTTGGCGATGGAGAGCCCGGACTTTACGCACGGATCTGTTTCCATAAACGAGACGCTGATGCATCATTCACAAGCGGCAATCGCTTTACCGATTTTCATGTTTGTTGGAGGCGCCATTGGGAATATAATAGCAATAATTGTCCTTTCAGTATCAAGACAGGAGAGGAAATCTTCGGCTTTCTACACGCTGGTGTGCGGACTGGCGGTGACGGACCTGCTTGGCACCTGTCTTGCCAGTCCGCTCACCATAGCCCACTACCTGACCCATAATGTGCTGAAGGACCAGCATGTCTGCGAGTTTCAATCCTTTTTGTTGCTGTCTTTCAGTTTAACAGGTCTGAGCATCATATGCACCATGGCAGCAGAGCGCTACCTGGCTATATGCTGCCCGTACAACTACCAGCGGTGGGGGGTGGACCGACGCTTTGCGCAAAAGTTCCTTTTCTTCATTTATATCAGTCACATCTTCTTTTGTTGCCTCCCGATGATGGGCATGTCGAGGAGCGAGCTGCAGCCGTCGCACACATGGTGCTTCATCGACTGGGGGGGACACGAGCCTGTGGCCGCCGTTTACTCCGTCTTGTACGGCGCCGTCAGTCTGCTGCTCATCCTGGGAACCATCGTGCTCAACCTGGTGGTGTGTGGAGCGCTGCTGCTGATGCGGCAGAGGACCGTGCAGCGGCCCGTCACCAGAGCCAGCGTCCGGGAGAGGTGGAGGGCTCTGTCCTCGGCTGCAGAGACGCAGATGATCGCGGTGCTGGTGGTGACCTCCGCGGTGGTTCTGGCCTGCTCTGCCCCCTTGGTGGTGAGTCAGGGTGTTTTTATTAAGTGGTCATTTGCTCTTGGTGTTAAATACAGTCCCCTTTGCCTTTACATGTATGGAGCAAAACGTGCAAAACTTAAGGAGAAGCTCTAGTTTCTCCTTCTGACCAGTGGTAGAAAGtaacgaagtacatttactcaagtagccTACTGTTCTTATGTACTCGTTCGAGGTACTTATACTTTGTTATACTCGAGTaattccattttctgctactttatacttctactctactctaTTTGATAAATGTGGTTTTAGATACTTCGTATATTtggattaataatacaaaatattataaataaataaacaatataagtTCTGATGTAATATTAAGATGATACTGTAAATTCATAAGCTACCCAGCAAGTAGTTTAATGAGTttctcctttaccagctgcaacaataaactcatgaacatattaatgcataaataattataatccaataatataatatatattattctgaaataggctattgagtacttttaattgttgtactttaagtacatattAAACCTCCAACAAGGGGTCACATGTAGAAATTGCTTTGTTTCAAGTGCATGTGAGACAAACAGGTTTGGAACCAGTGATGTGGTCTACATTTCATCATAGGGTTAACGACTTTCTCACTTTTCATAAGTTTAAGGAATGACAACGAATGAATGACAAAATGAGTTATGAAACctgaaaaagaatgaaaaagacATGTTCCAGCATTTTTAAACTATTATTTACAGCATGAAGATCTGAGCATtaacttgtttttctctttaagGTCCGTGTGTTTGCCAACCGCTTCATGCCGAAAAATGACCCCAAAGCTGACCTGGCTGCCATCCGGATAGCCTCTGTTAACCCCATCCTCGACCCTTGGATCTACATCCTCCTCAGGAGGTCTCTGTTTCGGAAGCTACTCAGGTTATCCAGGCGATGTAGAAGCACTCGCAGTACATCCCCTATGACACAAAGGAATCGGTTTTATCCTGAACTCACGACGGAGAGCCACGTGTTCACGCAGCTAATGTGCAACACAAACATCAGGACACAGCTGCCTACCACCGTCAACTTCACTCCGTACAACACAGAGAGCATCACTCAGACGTAAAACAGACTGAACACGTGTTTGACATCTATGAATGTTTACTGCTTTCTCTTGCCACCAGCAGCTCGATGCAGTGGCTTTGTCTCTGGAAAGACTGCGATCTCTCTGTGGACCCTCGGGGCTCCTGTAGgattattaattaaatacaaatggaCGTCTCCTGCAGTGACACAGGACAGATGAGGATGTTTCTACCTAAGTAGCGCGGACACTAACAAtcttttattattgtcaatTAATCTgtcgattattttctcgattagtagtttggtctataaaatgtcagaaaatgttgaCCAGTGTTTCCCGAAGCCCAAGATGACGTCcccaaatatcttgttttgtccacaacgtAAAGAAATTAATTTTACTATCATAGaggaataaagaaaataaatattcatatgtaagaagctggaatcagagaagGTAGActttttattcctttaaaagCACAATCAGTGCTCTGGGTCATCCTGACCATCAAGTCTATATAAAGTTCCTCATCCTCTCTATGTCTCATCCCGTCACCATGAGCTCCTCCCTCCACCAGATCAGTCAGTTCTACAGTTGGATGCTACAGGAACCGTAAGTAGCTCGTTTTTATCTGGAGGCAGTGTTcatttgatattgatattggaAGATCCAGAGGTGAAAGTATTCACTTAATGGAAATAACAGTTCATGGACATTGAGTTGCTGATTGAGATGCATCACAACTAAAAGCTCACAGGAGTTAGTTTTGCATCAGGAGAGACATTTGAAACACTGATGAGTCCGATGACGCGCTGACTAAATGCCACTGATTCATGTTGGTATTAAAGTTCCTACCTTGAGCCTTGTTGTCTTTTGTCTCCATTTGGCTGTTTTAGTCTTGATTGGAACTTGTGCTGATGTCGTCTCAGCTGTGTTGCCCACCTTTGACCTTTAGTtcagtttattaaatgtgtttgtatcagGGACCatgtacaaaaatacattacCTAACATATTTTTTCAGATTGACAGGAAGATTATTCCATTCTTTAATGGCTCTAGAAGAAACGGCAGGTAGGTCAAATGTAGAGTCTAGTTTAGGGACGCCAGTCTCCCTTTGAAGCTCTGCTCATTTGCTCAGAGCGGAGTTGAACAAAGATCTTCAACATGTCAGGGCTTCAGTATAATATTTCACCTTAATAACTGATTAAAACTCAACCACAGTGGTCCTGACAATGGCAATGATTAGACATGAAAAGATTGAACTCTATACCTTTATCAGCAGTTTTTAAGGTCAGGTTCTGTTTCTGTTGATACACATAGAAACCTTTTTGGTCTGCAGGCATTAGATTTAAACCATATCGCATCGGAGCTGACCTGTGATACACTGTGTGTGCGGTTCAGAGAGTTTCAGCCATGCAGGGAAGCAACATACTGGTAACTGTAACATCATGAGCGGAAGAGGGATGGGGGACTGAACTCTAGCTGCAGGATTTTCTATGCAGGGTGTTCTTCAAAATATTCCCCCAGGACCTTTtgcagatttctttctttccctgaaAAGGTCAAGGACAGATGCACTGACAGCTTCTGTTGATAAAAGACTAGAATGAGAATTTGATACACGATTTATCTAGGAtgacatgcaaaacaaacatgatCAGTCTTTTGCAACTCTTCAAAAAGAGCTATTCTTGTCTGACAATAAGAAGATGAAAGTGATGCTGCACTGAATTATTTTTCACCACTAGAGGGAAGAAAAACTCCAACACAAGAATCAGTCTGGTTTCTAAGAATGTGATGAATACAGGAAGTCTAttattcactctctctctcacacatacacacacacacacacatgaaagtTATACTCTATTTTCCTCCACGTGTCCAGTTGTTAGTGATATTCAGATGTTTTAAGTTGA
Protein-coding regions in this window:
- the LOC115007036 gene encoding prostaglandin E2 receptor EP4 subtype-like yields the protein MRLPEKVHPLTPFLLLREVKKEMHSQILNKPRQLSLTNTSLWVYLAMESPDFTHGSVSINETLMHHSQAAIALPIFMFVGGAIGNIIAIIVLSVSRQERKSSAFYTLVCGLAVTDLLGTCLASPLTIAHYLTHNVLKDQHVCEFQSFLLLSFSLTGLSIICTMAAERYLAICCPYNYQRWGVDRRFAQKFLFFIYISHIFFCCLPMMGMSRSELQPSHTWCFIDWGGHEPVAAVYSVLYGAVSLLLILGTIVLNLVVCGALLLMRQRTVQRPVTRASVRERWRALSSAAETQMIAVLVVTSAVVLACSAPLVVRVFANRFMPKNDPKADLAAIRIASVNPILDPWIYILLRRSLFRKLLRLSRRCRSTRSTSPMTQRNRFYPELTTESHVFTQLMCNTNIRTQLPTTVNFTPYNTESITQT